One genomic region from Anabaena sp. PCC 7108 encodes:
- a CDS encoding Uma2 family endonuclease → MLNYNTLHCLPSSAELPDSDDTPVDNELQILIPNLLLAILVNIWQKRDDWFFGINMGVYYAGSKPAIVPDAFLSLGVERFVGENGRSSYVLWEEDGISPILALEIVSQTYNYEYEQKKLDYAELGILYYVIYAPTRLRRKRQRLEVYRLVNGEYVLQPGDKIWMPEVGLGIGREQGTYQGRTREWLYWYDENGNRYSTQEEELQALLARLQARGIDPNTL, encoded by the coding sequence ATGTTAAATTACAATACATTACATTGTTTACCTTCTTCAGCAGAATTACCAGATTCAGACGATACCCCAGTGGATAACGAACTACAAATTTTAATTCCCAACTTATTATTAGCCATCCTAGTCAATATTTGGCAAAAGCGAGATGACTGGTTTTTTGGTATTAATATGGGAGTTTATTATGCAGGAAGTAAACCTGCTATAGTCCCAGATGCGTTTTTAAGTTTGGGAGTAGAACGCTTTGTTGGTGAAAATGGACGTTCTAGTTATGTACTTTGGGAAGAAGATGGTATTTCCCCAATTTTAGCCTTAGAAATTGTTTCTCAAACTTACAATTACGAATATGAGCAAAAGAAATTAGACTATGCAGAATTAGGCATTTTATATTATGTCATTTATGCCCCTACACGCCTACGTCGGAAACGTCAACGTTTAGAAGTTTACCGCTTAGTCAATGGTGAATATGTTCTCCAACCAGGGGATAAAATTTGGATGCCAGAAGTAGGTTTAGGTATTGGTAGGGAACAGGGAACTTATCAAGGTAGAACTAGGGAATGGTTATATTGGTATGACGAAAATGGTAACAGATATTCTACCCAAGAGGAAGAATTGCAAGCTCTTTTAGCTAGGTTACAAGCAAGGGGAATTGACCCAAATACATTGTAA
- a CDS encoding DUF4351 domain-containing protein yields the protein MTELTANYDESWKEALNEYFESFLFFFFPQIHELIDWKESPQPLDKELQEITASSETEKRIADKLYKVWLLDKQQVWILIHVEVQSHYEVDFAERMFIYHYRAFDLYHNKVLSLAILGDNRPNWRPDCYHYSIGNGETHLKFPIAKLLDYESRWNELESSNNPFAIITIAHLKTKATTSNLTEREAWKWKLIRELYERGLTKEQIVKLFKIIDTMMTLPKHLQEELITKIKRLEEERKMPLVSPTEKLAMERGELIGEERLVIRLLSRRFGVIASTLIEQIHQLSVEQLELLGEALLDFSTIADLEQWLQNRSNSVEE from the coding sequence ATGACTGAATTAACAGCTAACTATGATGAATCATGGAAAGAAGCATTAAATGAATATTTTGAAAGCTTCTTATTCTTTTTCTTTCCTCAAATCCATGAATTAATTGATTGGAAAGAATCCCCTCAACCCCTAGACAAAGAACTCCAAGAGATTACAGCTTCATCAGAAACAGAAAAACGGATTGCGGATAAACTTTATAAAGTTTGGTTGTTAGATAAACAACAGGTATGGATTTTGATTCACGTTGAAGTTCAAAGTCATTATGAAGTTGACTTTGCAGAAAGAATGTTTATCTACCACTACCGCGCTTTTGATCTTTACCACAACAAGGTACTTAGCCTAGCAATTTTAGGTGATAATAGACCAAATTGGCGACCTGATTGTTATCATTATTCTATTGGAAATGGTGAAACTCACCTTAAATTTCCCATTGCTAAACTCCTTGATTACGAATCGCGTTGGAATGAGCTAGAATCTAGTAACAATCCCTTTGCTATCATCACGATAGCGCACTTGAAGACTAAAGCCACAACCAGTAATCTTACTGAACGGGAAGCATGGAAATGGAAGTTAATTCGAGAACTTTACGAGCGAGGGTTAACGAAAGAACAAATCGTTAAGCTATTCAAAATCATTGATACAATGATGACTTTACCTAAGCATTTGCAAGAAGAATTAATCACTAAAATTAAACGTTTGGAGGAGGAAAGAAAAATGCCCTTAGTTAGCCCAACAGAAAAACTGGCTATGGAACGCGGTGAACTAATAGGTGAAGAACGATTAGTTATACGACTACTTAGTCGGCGATTTGGTGTAATTGCATCCACCTTAATTGAGCAAATTCATCAACTATCTGTTGAACAGTTAGAATTACTGGGGGAAGCACTTTTAGATTTCTCAACGATAGCTGATCTAGAACAATGGTTACAAAATAGGTCAAATTCCGTAGAGGAATAG
- a CDS encoding MvdC/MvdD family ATP grasp protein, translated as MSLQNMILIFTNKQDTHTDEVIKNLHQRNIEVFRLNSEDLLCKYKVNLYIDENGLWDGEITDELSRILNLSKLKVAWLRKPEFTFFGKMAESSEEDFMVSETKAFINILYSLPNITWINDPFVANKAKVKFQQLLLANKYGVKIPKTLITTQPEIAKEFFVECGEEVLIKTIYTGNVTINGINQGIPSRKIGKDDFYEFYQSIALSPTQLQEYVEKAFELRITVIGEKVFAVKIDSQANEETKIDWRLHTKMNPHSIFTLPSNIENFCIEFLKEQKLLYGAMDFIVTPKNEYVFLENNPFGQYLWLEIETQIPLTEEICNLLINYLDS; from the coding sequence ATGAGCTTGCAAAATATGATATTAATTTTTACGAACAAACAGGATACACATACTGACGAAGTTATCAAAAATCTACATCAAAGAAACATTGAAGTATTTCGATTAAATTCAGAAGATTTGCTTTGTAAATATAAGGTAAATCTTTACATTGATGAAAATGGTTTATGGGATGGAGAGATTACTGACGAACTAAGCAGAATATTAAATTTATCAAAACTAAAAGTAGCATGGTTAAGAAAACCTGAATTTACTTTTTTTGGGAAAATGGCTGAATCTTCAGAAGAAGATTTTATGGTTTCAGAAACAAAAGCTTTTATCAATATACTGTACTCGCTACCTAACATAACATGGATAAATGATCCATTTGTAGCAAATAAAGCTAAAGTTAAGTTTCAACAACTTTTACTGGCTAATAAATACGGTGTGAAAATTCCTAAAACACTCATAACAACACAGCCAGAAATTGCCAAAGAGTTTTTTGTCGAGTGTGGAGAAGAGGTCTTAATTAAAACCATTTATACGGGAAATGTGACAATCAATGGTATTAATCAAGGAATACCATCAAGAAAGATTGGCAAAGATGATTTTTATGAATTTTATCAAAGTATTGCTTTATCACCTACTCAACTACAAGAATATGTGGAAAAAGCCTTTGAATTAAGAATTACAGTTATTGGAGAAAAGGTATTTGCAGTCAAAATTGATTCACAAGCAAATGAAGAGACAAAAATAGACTGGAGATTACATACTAAAATGAATCCCCATTCTATTTTTACGTTGCCTTCAAACATAGAAAATTTCTGCATCGAATTTTTAAAAGAGCAAAAACTCTTATATGGGGCTATGGATTTTATTGTTACACCAAAAAATGAATATGTTTTTTTAGAAAATAATCCTTTTGGTCAATATCTTTGGCTAGAAATAGAAACACAAATACCATTAACAGAAGAGATTTGTAATTTATTAATAAACTATCTTGATAGTTGA
- a CDS encoding relaxase/mobilization nuclease domain-containing protein, whose amino-acid sequence MIDSNMGGTTPIQLTREFGAARRFRPNLQRACAHVILSIPHRDVSHDKGEYHEHLEDEQYTEIAQHWLKSMKFLGEELNQSQYVVARHHDTNHEHIHIIASRIRMNGSVVPDSWDYRRSEVILRKLEKEYGLEAVSCSSDRVAQTVQKESGFETTVSNRQGQTQKQKHHSSNQPPITQLLADIIDAATKDQPTVTQLIQRLQQQSVVVHPQFSTGGLFKEAIAFELNGVKVGGYKLGSAYSFPGLQKKRGVSYDPKRDLPAIYSYQGKKQVEMPTPAIETTVTVLSPEKEIPLTNKTTHKQETTSEISAARNSAPELPEVITSLTADISQSELHQAITAPEAKNNTNEGSQALIEVEEANSQNTVTEIMTEHQVMAKRPPEANNLQQHLAIARSALPEAIASSKPAKNTLETENRSKVSVDNPAFGQGSNAIPSNITPLLSAHQSVYSSKNHTNNIRPIIRFFWQQAGQPETYSGKYYDLQLEKDILKLKRKNGEEIAEISLYDDAESKDKGLTDEDLMILERLKMLLLTHNRQEEKENSGELE is encoded by the coding sequence ATGATCGACAGCAATATGGGTGGAACTACACCCATACAACTAACTAGAGAATTTGGTGCAGCTAGAAGATTTCGCCCCAATCTCCAACGTGCTTGCGCTCATGTCATTCTTTCTATTCCTCACCGCGATGTATCCCATGACAAAGGGGAATATCATGAACATTTGGAGGATGAGCAATACACAGAAATTGCCCAGCATTGGCTCAAGTCCATGAAATTCTTGGGAGAGGAATTAAATCAAAGCCAGTACGTTGTTGCCCGTCACCATGACACCAACCACGAACACATTCATATCATTGCATCTCGTATTCGCATGAATGGCTCGGTTGTACCAGATTCCTGGGATTATCGCCGCAGTGAGGTGATATTACGAAAATTGGAAAAAGAATACGGTTTGGAGGCTGTATCCTGTAGCAGTGACAGAGTAGCTCAAACAGTTCAAAAGGAAAGTGGGTTTGAAACAACTGTTAGCAATCGCCAAGGACAAACCCAAAAGCAGAAACATCACTCTTCTAATCAACCACCTATTACCCAACTGTTAGCGGACATCATTGATGCAGCTACGAAAGACCAACCAACTGTTACCCAATTGATACAGAGACTTCAGCAACAAAGTGTTGTGGTTCATCCCCAATTTAGTACCGGGGGGTTGTTTAAAGAGGCGATCGCTTTCGAGTTGAATGGTGTCAAAGTCGGTGGGTATAAATTAGGGTCAGCATACAGCTTTCCAGGACTTCAGAAAAAACGAGGCGTATCTTATGACCCTAAACGGGATTTACCAGCAATATATTCCTATCAGGGTAAAAAACAGGTAGAAATGCCAACACCTGCTATAGAAACAACGGTAACAGTATTGTCCCCAGAGAAAGAAATACCATTAACCAATAAAACTACGCATAAACAAGAAACTACTTCAGAAATTAGTGCGGCGCGGAACTCTGCACCAGAACTACCGGAAGTAATCACTTCCCTCACCGCAGACATATCACAATCAGAATTACATCAAGCTATTACTGCACCAGAAGCTAAAAATAATACAAATGAGGGTAGTCAAGCACTAATCGAAGTTGAGGAGGCGAATAGCCAAAATACAGTAACGGAGATAATGACAGAACACCAAGTTATGGCTAAACGCCCACCGGAGGCAAACAACTTGCAGCAGCACTTGGCGATTGCGCGGAGCGCACTGCCGGAGGCAATCGCTTCTAGTAAACCTGCAAAAAATACTTTGGAAACCGAGAATAGAAGCAAGGTTTCTGTAGACAACCCAGCTTTCGGTCAGGGGAGTAATGCAATACCTTCCAACATCACACCTTTGTTGAGCGCACACCAATCGGTTTATAGTTCAAAAAATCACACTAACAACATCAGGCCAATTATCAGATTTTTTTGGCAACAAGCAGGACAACCAGAAACATATTCAGGAAAATACTACGACCTTCAACTAGAGAAAGACATTCTCAAACTAAAACGCAAAAATGGGGAAGAAATTGCAGAAATTTCTCTCTATGATGACGCTGAAAGTAAAGATAAAGGGTTGACAGATGAAGATTTGATGATACTAGAGAGACTGAAAATGTTACTGTTAACCCACAACCGACAAGAAGAAAAAGAAAATAGCGGAGAATTGGAGTAA
- a CDS encoding ribbon-helix-helix protein, CopG family produces the protein MPKKTQRTDGVIRTIRLSVRFAADEYEQLKQKAKEGRVSITEFIRRAAFRRRVVELPPPPQLNWKLYTELNAIGVNLNQIATAATRASKAGEAVNIDPEQLQNLVESLRASIKETQMQLLDCEIRDVEQEDLI, from the coding sequence ATGCCAAAAAAAACTCAGAGAACTGATGGAGTTATCAGAACAATTAGGCTTTCAGTTCGTTTTGCTGCTGATGAGTACGAGCAACTTAAACAGAAAGCAAAAGAAGGCAGAGTGAGTATCACAGAATTTATTCGACGTGCTGCATTTCGACGGCGTGTTGTAGAATTGCCCCCTCCCCCTCAGTTAAATTGGAAGTTGTACACAGAACTAAATGCTATTGGGGTGAATCTTAACCAAATAGCTACAGCAGCAACTAGGGCATCGAAAGCAGGGGAAGCCGTAAATATTGATCCTGAGCAGCTACAAAACTTAGTAGAATCCCTGCGTGCATCCATCAAGGAAACACAAATGCAACTGCTGGATTGTGAGATAAGAGATGTTGAACAAGAAGACCTAATTTGA
- a CDS encoding ParM/StbA family protein, giving the protein MTKTTNSVTPDLMLAIDLGGSQTKAIGSVSHKNDFPTLLCMEPEIADVSVASVENYEKTKSGETDPENTCWVGIGEEYYAIGFLARKKYGGNSLLKQLKEENAVQKICGVLWVVSQKLKLMNKFTVSLAVLLPPSEYQDKERLESKLKQALKRFNTPTGEIRIKLIDLNVVPEGVGIYLHRRTILGTNIRNCNLAVVMLGYRNASVQISNKGAVTPGVSNTFGMSWMLDDFVRRCSGLSKDDPHLIAAVVAAGSECKSEVLATLSRRKSEAEVLAEAQDISFALKLSRDEYFRALVRWLLQEIPRDINEMILCGGTAEYLKPELEAYYSNVKLIWNGGVEIPPALDKVGMGMRLADVWALYQVLFGSANLTTKNSNTTTNNSGSTVSGNKVVNLPSPKPKGFLEMPDRL; this is encoded by the coding sequence ATGACTAAAACTACAAATAGTGTAACCCCGGATTTAATGCTGGCTATAGATTTAGGTGGTTCTCAAACTAAAGCAATTGGAAGTGTATCTCATAAAAATGACTTTCCTACATTGCTGTGTATGGAACCAGAAATAGCAGATGTATCAGTTGCGTCAGTAGAAAACTATGAAAAAACTAAATCAGGTGAAACAGATCCAGAGAATACCTGCTGGGTGGGTATTGGTGAGGAATATTATGCTATTGGTTTCCTAGCGAGAAAAAAATATGGTGGTAATTCCTTACTCAAGCAGTTGAAAGAAGAAAATGCAGTACAAAAAATCTGTGGTGTTTTGTGGGTGGTTAGTCAAAAATTGAAACTGATGAACAAATTCACAGTTTCACTTGCTGTTTTATTACCACCTTCAGAATATCAAGATAAGGAGCGTCTTGAATCTAAATTAAAACAGGCACTAAAACGTTTCAATACACCTACTGGTGAAATCAGGATCAAGTTGATAGACTTGAACGTTGTCCCCGAAGGAGTTGGTATTTATCTACATAGACGCACTATTTTGGGAACAAACATTAGGAATTGCAACCTTGCGGTAGTAATGTTGGGATATCGCAATGCTTCTGTACAGATATCTAATAAAGGTGCAGTAACTCCAGGGGTATCAAATACCTTTGGGATGTCATGGATGTTGGATGATTTTGTTAGACGTTGTAGTGGTTTATCGAAAGATGATCCACATCTGATAGCTGCGGTGGTAGCAGCAGGATCTGAATGTAAGTCGGAAGTTTTAGCTACCTTATCACGACGTAAAAGTGAAGCTGAGGTGTTAGCAGAAGCTCAAGATATATCTTTTGCTCTCAAACTTAGTCGGGATGAATATTTTCGAGCATTAGTACGCTGGTTATTACAAGAAATACCCCGTGATATTAATGAGATGATTTTGTGTGGTGGTACTGCGGAATATCTTAAACCAGAATTAGAGGCATATTACAGTAATGTGAAATTGATTTGGAATGGTGGTGTAGAAATTCCCCCAGCACTCGATAAAGTAGGAATGGGTATGCGATTAGCAGATGTATGGGCTTTGTATCAAGTATTGTTTGGTAGTGCCAATTTAACTACTAAAAATAGTAATACTACAACTAATAATTCTGGTTCTACTGTTTCAGGGAACAAGGTTGTTAACCTGCCTTCACCAAAGCCAAAGGGCTTTTTGGAAATGCCAGATAGACTTTAA
- a CDS encoding IS630 family transposase, translating into MPAKNHLSQEQRERLLKNLKEQENPYIREKVLILLLMNDGKTYQEISDFLDIAYPTVAYWAVHGDPDNLESFLDGRREGNFRKVTKEYEDLLLEIIEKEPTEYGYEFGRWTAARCATYLESATGIKLSGSQVGRILAKKKYVYLWARYSLEDKQNPEKRKLFKEKLAEYLKITKEAPERLQVWFWDESGFSLRVIRRKTWGRKGNRKKVTGQRRRGRVNIMGGLRYHDKKRINFVIKKGNADVFYEQLISLNNFLIQEWIEQGNPIESFNNNSAKIVIILDNASFHKRKDILSRIELEMPNIILEFLPPYSPDYNLIELVWHSAKEYIAHRLFESVSQLEELLNKLLNEGGLIINWERKIKNKGNAIY; encoded by the coding sequence ATGCCAGCAAAAAACCATCTATCTCAAGAGCAGAGAGAAAGGTTATTAAAAAACCTTAAAGAGCAAGAAAATCCCTATATAAGAGAGAAGGTTCTTATCTTATTATTGATGAATGACGGCAAAACTTACCAAGAGATTAGTGATTTTTTAGATATTGCATATCCAACAGTAGCATATTGGGCAGTGCATGGAGACCCTGATAACCTAGAAAGTTTTTTGGATGGAAGAAGAGAAGGGAACTTTCGTAAAGTCACCAAAGAATATGAAGATTTATTATTAGAAATAATTGAAAAAGAACCAACAGAATACGGATATGAATTTGGTCGCTGGACAGCAGCAAGATGTGCAACATATTTAGAATCAGCAACAGGAATTAAGTTAAGTGGTTCTCAAGTAGGAAGAATTTTAGCAAAAAAAAAGTACGTTTACCTTTGGGCAAGATACAGTCTGGAAGATAAACAGAATCCAGAGAAACGGAAGTTATTTAAAGAAAAATTGGCAGAATATTTAAAAATAACTAAAGAAGCCCCAGAGCGTTTACAGGTATGGTTTTGGGACGAAAGTGGATTTAGTTTAAGAGTGATAAGAAGAAAAACATGGGGACGGAAAGGTAATAGAAAAAAGGTGACAGGGCAAAGAAGACGAGGAAGAGTAAATATTATGGGAGGGTTGCGTTATCATGACAAGAAAAGAATTAACTTTGTTATCAAAAAGGGGAATGCAGATGTTTTTTATGAACAGTTGATTTCGTTAAATAATTTCCTAATACAAGAATGGATAGAACAAGGAAATCCAATCGAAAGCTTCAATAATAATTCTGCTAAGATAGTTATTATCTTAGATAATGCCAGTTTCCATAAAAGAAAAGATATTTTATCTCGGATTGAGTTAGAAATGCCAAATATTATTTTGGAGTTTTTACCACCGTATAGTCCAGATTATAATTTAATTGAATTAGTTTGGCATTCCGCAAAAGAATATATAGCACATAGATTATTTGAATCTGTATCACAGCTAGAAGAGTTATTAAATAAATTGCTAAATGAAGGAGGTCTTATTATTAACTGGGAGCGTAAAATCAAGAATAAAGGCAATGCTATTTATTAA
- a CDS encoding tetratricopeptide repeat protein: MTKQRFETALQQLKPRRREVLELFLAGNTDQAIAKSLVIAETTVRQHIRKICQDFGLKNGFDDDRTSQRANLMALFAQYKPDLLHKPTVTESQNQASDSILPSHTSTSNKQEACSTEYDPNFVGRNDDIAHLNNLINKGAKIIQIIAPGGTGKTILASKYLQSKFKTVLEFPIGKEIKDIASIENLLEFNLRKLGEEPGKELMASLQQLKQKLQTQEIGILIDNLEPALDASGKFIEQHRSYVELLRILTDSSIKSITLITSRERLCEGLDIILYKLPSLNLEAWSEYWHHQEINPDTPILTEIHKVYGGNALAMKVLCNPIINDFNGDIIAYWQENKTDENLEVETAVANLIKEQFERLAHINLDAYNLLCRMGCYRYQDEYVSTVPEKGVFCLIWDVVKNQHKRIIKILKERALVEFNNDEYSLHPVIRKEAIERLRNNEDWEKANTEAAEFWTESVEIIENAKDALTAFEASFHYLQINNIEKLSYTLCQERGSNFGNFETLSRAFYRIGLLNKMNQMIQLILKIDNIDEKKYVSELYNAAGSFYWLSGDIHEAIKYFDQGKKTAIRHNYNIFTIISLLNLGLCYLDLFLIDKSIEIFADYMNKIESVYKFEEDRQKQEMIWVGYFCLALLNSLKNDLKSSSYFVDKAYKEINAVYRMTPWTRGYSYIYLSLAYKTLGEVQKSFNLCNQAIIYSKNSNYPQVKAKALTGLAELYRIQNEIETALIYHQESIEILEKIGAKCDLAEAYFQLALTYQKIGNKAKIEEHFNKAIYLWSPEQIDASEQIKRVLKAMNS, translated from the coding sequence ATGACTAAACAGAGATTTGAAACAGCATTGCAACAGCTAAAACCAAGACGTAGAGAGGTTTTAGAGCTTTTTTTAGCTGGTAACACTGATCAGGCGATCGCTAAATCCTTAGTTATCGCTGAAACTACCGTAAGGCAACATATTAGAAAGATTTGTCAAGACTTCGGCTTAAAAAATGGTTTTGATGATGATCGAACTTCACAACGAGCCAATTTAATGGCCTTATTTGCTCAATACAAGCCTGATTTACTACATAAACCAACGGTTACAGAAAGCCAAAATCAGGCTAGTGACAGTATTTTGCCCTCTCATACATCTACATCTAATAAGCAAGAGGCTTGTTCTACGGAATATGATCCTAATTTCGTGGGACGTAACGACGATATCGCACATCTTAACAACCTCATCAACAAAGGTGCAAAAATTATCCAAATCATCGCACCTGGAGGAACTGGTAAAACTATTTTAGCCAGTAAATATCTACAAAGTAAGTTTAAAACAGTCTTAGAATTTCCTATTGGTAAAGAAATAAAAGATATTGCCTCAATAGAAAATCTTTTAGAATTTAATTTGCGTAAATTAGGAGAAGAACCCGGAAAGGAGTTAATGGCATCTTTACAGCAATTAAAACAAAAACTCCAAACACAGGAAATAGGCATTTTAATAGATAACCTCGAACCTGCTTTAGATGCTTCTGGTAAGTTTATTGAACAGCATCGTAGTTATGTAGAATTGTTGCGAATTTTAACAGATTCTAGCATTAAATCTATTACTCTTATTACCAGTCGTGAGCGTCTTTGTGAGGGTTTGGACATTATCCTGTATAAACTGCCCAGTTTAAATTTAGAAGCATGGTCTGAATATTGGCATCATCAAGAAATTAACCCAGATACTCCCATATTAACTGAAATTCACAAAGTCTATGGTGGTAATGCTTTGGCTATGAAAGTATTATGTAATCCCATTATAAATGATTTTAATGGAGATATTATTGCTTATTGGCAAGAAAATAAAACCGACGAAAATTTAGAAGTTGAAACTGCGGTAGCTAATTTAATTAAGGAACAATTTGAAAGATTAGCTCATATTAATCTTGATGCTTATAATTTGCTTTGTCGGATGGGATGTTATCGTTATCAAGATGAATATGTTTCAACTGTACCAGAAAAAGGTGTATTCTGTTTAATTTGGGATGTAGTAAAAAATCAGCATAAAAGAATTATTAAAATTTTGAAAGAACGTGCTTTAGTTGAATTCAATAATGATGAGTATTCGTTACATCCTGTAATTCGCAAAGAAGCGATAGAAAGATTGAGAAATAATGAAGATTGGGAAAAAGCAAATACAGAAGCAGCAGAATTTTGGACTGAAAGTGTTGAAATTATTGAAAATGCCAAAGATGCTTTAACTGCTTTTGAAGCAAGTTTTCACTACTTGCAAATTAATAATATTGAAAAATTATCTTATACTCTTTGTCAAGAAAGAGGGAGTAATTTTGGTAATTTTGAAACTCTTAGTAGGGCTTTTTATAGAATTGGATTACTCAATAAAATGAATCAAATGATCCAACTAATTCTTAAAATTGATAATATTGATGAAAAAAAATATGTAAGTGAGTTGTACAATGCAGCAGGTAGTTTTTATTGGTTATCTGGCGACATACATGAAGCTATCAAATATTTTGATCAGGGTAAGAAAACTGCAATAAGGCATAATTATAATATTTTCACTATAATTTCTCTACTGAATTTAGGACTTTGTTATTTAGATTTATTTTTAATAGATAAATCAATTGAGATATTTGCTGATTATATGAATAAAATTGAATCAGTTTATAAATTTGAAGAAGATAGACAAAAACAAGAAATGATTTGGGTAGGTTATTTTTGTTTAGCTTTATTAAATTCATTAAAAAATGATTTAAAATCTTCTAGTTATTTTGTTGATAAAGCATATAAAGAAATTAATGCTGTTTACAGAATGACTCCTTGGACGAGAGGATATAGCTATATTTATTTATCTTTAGCATATAAAACATTAGGTGAAGTTCAAAAATCTTTTAATTTATGTAATCAAGCAATTATATATTCTAAAAATAGTAACTATCCTCAAGTAAAAGCAAAAGCATTAACAGGTTTAGCTGAACTTTATCGCATCCAAAACGAAATTGAAACAGCCCTTATCTATCATCAAGAATCAATCGAAATATTAGAAAAAATAGGTGCAAAGTGTGATTTAGCAGAAGCCTACTTTCAACTAGCATTAACCTATCAAAAAATAGGAAATAAAGCTAAAATTGAAGAACATTTTAACAAAGCAATATATCTTTGGAGTCCTGAACAAATAGACGCATCTGAGCAAATCAAACGAGTATTAAAAGCAATGAATAGTTAA